Proteins from one Salmo salar chromosome ssa07, Ssal_v3.1, whole genome shotgun sequence genomic window:
- the LOC106609446 gene encoding monocarboxylate transporter 2, giving the protein MPPPAAGPPAVTPPDGGWGWAVVLGSFISIGFSYAFPKAITVYFKDIQKIFDCSYSQIAWISSIMLAVMYAGGPISSVLVNTYGCRPVMIMGGVLSSIGLISASFCNSVVELYVCIGLIGGLGLAFNLQPALTMIGKYFYKKRPIANGIAMAGSPVFLSSLAPFNQYLFNSFGWRGSFLILGGILLNCCVAGSLMRPLGPPLGKIKKDEELVVAKAATKKKETTTCLGTVNKFIDLSLFKHRGFLIYLSGNVIMFLGFFSPIVFLTAYAKDIGVDEYSAAFLLSILAFVDMFARPSMGLLANSKWIRPRIQYFFSFAVLYNGVCHILCPLVESYTGLVVYAVFFGFAFGMVSSVLFETLMDLVGAQRFSSAVGLTTIVECCPVLIGPPLAGKLVDITKNYKYMYFCCGAVVIMASIWLFIGNFINYRLLAKERKQEEMYKRTETEDPDRDQDQKETDGDVQALEDMVDPKDEDAMQRETNI; this is encoded by the exons ATGCCACCCCCTGCCGCAGGCCCCCCAGCAGTGACCCCTCCGGACGGGGGCTGGGGCTGGGCCGTGGTGCTGGGATCCTTCATCTCCATCGGCTTCTCCTACGCCTTCCCCAAGGCCATCACCGTCTACTTCAAGGACATCCAGAAGATCTTCGATTGCTCCTACAGCCAGATAGCATGGATCTCCTCCATCATGCTGGCCGTCATGTACGCAGGCG GTCCCATAAGCAGTGTACTGGTAAACACATATGGCTGCAGACCTGTCATGATCATGGGTGGAGTACTGTCTTCTATCGGGTTGATATCTGCTTCCTTCTGCAACAGCGTGGTGGAGCTTTATGTTTGCATCGGTCTTATAGGAG GCCTGGGCCTAGCCTTTAACCTTCAGCCAGCACTGACTATGATTGGCAAGTACTTCTATAAGAAGCGTCCCATCGCTAACGGAATAGCCATGGCCGGTAGCCCAGTATTCCTGAGCAGCCTAGCCCCTTTCAACCAGTACCTGTTCAACTCCTTCGGCTGGAGGGGCAGCTTCCTCATCCTGGGGGGCATACTGCTCAATTGCTGTGTGGCTGGCTCCCTGATGAGGCCCCTGGGGCCACCGCTGGGCAAGATCAAGAAGGATGAGGAGTTGGTCGTTGCCAAAGCTGCCACCAAGAAGAAGGAGACGACCACTTGTTTGGGAACTGTCAACAAGTTCATTGACCTGTCGCTTTTCAAGCACCGCGGTTTCCTCATCTACCTGTCGGGCAACGTCATCATGTTCTTGGGCTTTTTCTCGCCAATAGTCTTCCTGACGGCCTACGCCAAGGACATAGGCGTGGACGAGTACTCGGCCGCCTTCCTGCTCTCCATCCTGGCCTTCGTGGACATGTTTGCCCGGCCCTCCATGGGGCTCCTGGCCAACTCCAAGTGGATCCGGCCCAGGATCCAGTACTTCTTCAGCTTCGCCGTGCTCTACAACGGGGTGTGCCACATCCTCTGCCCCCTGGTTGAGAGCTACACAGGCCTGGTGGTGTACGCCGTGTTCTTTGGCTTTGCCTTCGGCATGGTCAGCTCGGTGCTGTTTGAGACCCTGATGGACCTGGTGGGGGCTCAGAGGTTCTCCAGTGCTGTGGGGCTCACCACCATTGTGGAGTGCTGCCCTGTCCTCATTGGTCCACCTCTGGCAG GTAAACTGGTGGACATCACCAAAAACTACAAGTACATGTATTTCTGCTGTGGGGCTGTGGTGATCATGGCCAGTATTTGGCTGTTCATCGGAAACTTCATCAACTACAGACTCCTGGCCAAGGAGCGCAAGCAGGAGGAGATGTACAAACGGACTGAAACCGAGGACCCTGACCGGGACCAGGACCAAAAGGAGACAGACGGGGACGTCCAGGCCTTGGAGGACATGGTAGACCCCAAAGATGAGGACGCCATGCAGAGGGAGACCAACATCTAG